A genomic region of Papaver somniferum cultivar HN1 chromosome 7, ASM357369v1, whole genome shotgun sequence contains the following coding sequences:
- the LOC113298775 gene encoding DNA repair protein RAD5A-like isoform X1: protein MGNSKVTEELMMTVRSVIGEGFSDMDIIRALHMAKNDVTAAINIIFDVPDFSNNKERVENGKNPETSMRSSNEEIRTTNVVVKPNLLETDVIGNPNLFPVSRNVRDSQVGEKLKFGDGSEWWLIGSTELAGLSTCKGRKLKVGEEVEFSFPFKKPSSPSSSSTSKVFGKGKQTASACSEIVRFSTKDSGEIGRIPNEWARCLFPLVKDKKVRIEGRCKFSPDVLAIMDSILLSVSVYINGSMFRKCHQTSLKATRTSAEESVVHPLPNLFRLLGLTPFKKAELTPEDLYTRKRPLNLKDSSGSQTSILNSDKSKKPSPQGSEDENEHVSVSDSDLDNIVGTGDSSQLEETDPPTTLQCDLRSYQKQALRWMIQLEKGGCVEKASTTLHPCWDAYRLADKRELVVYLNSFSGDATTEFPSTLQMSRGGILADAMGLGKTIMTIALLLAHPGRGGLSNGHLTVQDSGETNESSLSDQSPSSTQKVKKFSGFDKLMKPKESLVSGGSLIVCPMTLLGQWKAEIETHSKSGSLSIYVHYGQSRPKDAKLLAQNDVVLTTYGVLASEFSAEGEENGGLYSVRWFRIVLDEAHTIKSSKSQVSVSASALTADCRWCLTGTPIQNNLEDIYSLLRFLRVEPWGTWGIWNKLVQKPYEEGDERGLKLVQSILRPIMLRRTKSSTDREGKPILVLPPADVQVIYCELTAAEKDFYDALFKRSKVKFDQFVEQGRVLHNYASILELLLRLRQCCDHPFLVMSRGDTQEYSDLNKLAKRFLRGGQDAVQGESPDAPSRAYIQEVVEELRKGDKGECPICLEAFEDAVLTPCAHRLCRECLLASWRNHTSGLCPVCRKTVNKQDLITAPTDSRFQIDIEKNWVESSKVVILLRELENLRASGSKSIVFSQWTSFLDLLQIPLSRSNISFVRLDGTLSQQQREKVIKQFSEENDIMVLLMSLKAGGVGINVTAASNAFVLDPWWNPAVEEQAVMRIHRIGQTKNVTIRRFIVKGTVEERMEVVQARKQRMISGALTDQEVRTARIEELKMLFT from the exons ATGGGAAACAGCAAGGTCACAGAAGAATTAATGATGACAGTACGATCTGTTATCGGTGAAGGTTTTTCAGATATGGATATCATCCGGGCTCTTCATATGGCAAAGAATGATGTAACGGCTGCGATTAATATAATCTTTGATGTGCCTGATTTTAGTAACAACAAAGAGAGAGTAGAGAACGGGAAGAATCCTGAAACATCGATGCGCAGTTCAAATGAGGAGATTAGAACTACTAATGTTGTGGTGAAACCTAATTTGTTAGAAACTGATGtgattggaaaccctaatttgtttcCTGTGAGCAGAAATGTCAGGGATTCTCAagtaggtgagaaattgaagtttGGTGATGGAAGTGAATGGTGGTTAATTGGTAGTACTGAACTTGCTGGGTTATCTACATGTAAAGGAAGAAAACTCAAAGTAGGGGAGGAAGTAGagttttcttttcctttcaaGAAACCGAGTTCCCCTTCCTCCTCTTCGACAAGTAAGGTTTTCGGTAAAGGAAAACAAACAGCTTCTGCTTGCTCAGAGATTGTAAGGTTTTCAACAAAAGATTCAGGAGAG ATTGGTCGGATTCCGAATGAGTGGGCCCGTTGTCTCTTTCCATTAGTGAAAGATAAGAAGGTTCGGATCGAGGGACGCTGTAAATTTTCTCCGGATGTTCTTGCCATCATGGACTCTATTCTTTTGTCAGTCAG TGTGTACATCAACGGTTCAATGTTCCGTAAGTGCCACCAGACTTCACTCAAGGCAACCCGCACTTCTGCGGAGGAATCGGTTGTTCATCCTCTTCCAAATTTGTTTAGGTTGCTTGGGTTAACCCCTTTTAAAAAG GCAGAGCTCACTCCCGAGGATCTTTATACTAGAAAGCGACCATTAAACTTGAAG GATAGTTCTGGATCACAAACATCAATATTAAACAGTGACAAATCTAAGAAGCCATCTCCCCAAGGAAGTGAAGATGAAAATGAGCATGTATCTGTTTCAGATTCAGATTTGGATAATATCGTTGGGACAGGGGACAGCTCTCAGCTAGAG GAAACAGATCCCCCAACTACCCTTCAGTGTGATCTGCGGTCCTACCAGAAACAAGCTCTTCGTTGGATGATCCAGCTGGAAAAGGGGGGATGTGTAGAGAAGGCCTCTACCACCCTCCACCCATGTTGGGATGCTTATCGTCTTGCAGACAA GAGGGAGCTTGTTGTCTATTTGAATTCGTTTTCAGGTGATGCTACAACAGAATTTCCCAGCACTCTACAAATGTCAAGAGGAGGT ATCTTGGCAGATGCTATGGGTCTTGGGAAGACCATTATGACTATAGCACTGCTTCTTGCTCACCCAGGGAGAGGTGGATTATCTAATGGCCACCTCACAGTCCAGGATTCTGGTGAAACAAATGAAAGCAGTTTGTCGGATCAATCTCCAAGTTCTACACAGAAAGTTAAAAAGTTCTCTGGTTTTGATAAACTCATGAAACCCAAGGAATCCCTTGTTAGTGGTGGGAGTTTGATTGTTTGCCCCATGACCCTTCTAGGGCAGTGGAAG GCAGAAATCGAGACTCATAGCAAATCTGGATCTTTGTCTATTTATGTTCATTATGGACAAAGTAGACCAAAAGATGCAAAGCTACTGGCGCAGAATGATGTTGTCCTTACTACTTACGGCGTATTAGCTTCAGAGTTTTCAGCCGAG GGTGAAGAAAATGGTGGATTATATTCAGTCCGGTGGTTCAGAATTGTGCTTGATGAAGCTCATAcgataaaatcttctaagagcCAAGTTTCTGTTTCGGCATCTGCTTTAACTGCTGATTGTCGGTGGTGTCTTACTGGAACTCCTATCCAG AATAACTTAGAGGATATCTACAGCCTTCTTCGGTTCTTGAGGGTAGAACCTTGGGGTACCTGGGGAAT ATGGAACAAATTGGTTCAAAAGCCCTATGAGGAGGGTGATGAACGAGGATTGAAGTTGGTCCAATCCATTCTAAGACCAATCATGTTGAGGAGAACAAAGTCCAGCACAGACAGAGAGGGAAA GCCGATTCTTGTTCTCCCTCCAGCAGATGTTCAGGTGATCTACTGTGAACTCACAGCAGCTGAAAAGGATTTTTATGATGCTTTATTTAAAAGATCAAAG GTGAAGTTTGACCAGTTTGTTGAGCAAGGGCGGGTTCTGCATAATTATGCATCCATTTTGGAGTTGCTTTTGCGTCTTCGACAATGTTGTGACCATCCGTTTCTTGTGATGAG CCGTGGTGATACTCAAGAATACTCAGATCTAAATAAGCTTGCCAAACGTTTCCTGAGAGGAGGTCAGGATGCAGTACAAGGGGAATCTCCTGATGCACCATCAAGGGCTTATATCCAGGAGGTGGTGGAAGAGCTACGCAAGGGAGACAAAGGAGAGTGTCCAATATGCCTTGAAGCTTTTGAAGATGCTGTGTTGACACCTTGTGCTCATCGATTGTGTCGGGAATGTCTTTTGGCCAGTTGGCGAAACCATACTTCTGGTCTTTGTCCTGTTTGTAG GAAGACGGTTAACAAGCAAGATCTTATTACAGCTCCAACCGATAGTCGCTTCCAGATCGATATTGAGAAGAATTGGGTGGAATCGTCGAAAGTAGTGATCCTTTTGCGTGAATTGGAAAATCTGCGTGCATCTGGCTCCAAAAGTATTGTTTTTAGTCAGTGGACTTCCTTCTTGGACCTTCTGCAGATTCCTCTTTCTAG GAGTAATATTTCTTTTGTTCGTTTGGATGGGACTCTAAGTCAGCAACAGCGAGAGAAAGTAATAAAGCAGTTTTCAGAGGAAAATGATATAATG GTATTGCTGATGTCTTTGAAGGCTGGTGGAGTTGGAATAAACGTAACAGCAGCCTcaaacgccttcgttttg GATCCTTGGTGGAATCCTGCAGTCGAGGAGCAAGCTGTCATGCGAATTCATCGCATAGGTCAGACCAAAAATGTAACCATCAGACGGTTCATTGTGAAG GGAACGGTTGAGGAAAGAATGGAAGTAGTACAGGCGCGTAAACAGCGTATGATATCTGGTGCTTTAACTGATCAGGAAGTCCGTACTGCTCGTATAGAGGAACTAAAAATGCTTTTCACCTGA
- the LOC113298775 gene encoding DNA repair protein RAD5A-like isoform X2 yields MGNSKVTEELMMTVRSVIGEGFSDMDIIRALHMAKNDVTAAINIIFDVPDFSNNKERVENGKNPETSMRSSNEEIRTTNVVVKPNLLETDVIGNPNLFPVSRNVRDSQVGEKLKFGDGSEWWLIGSTELAGLSTCKGRKLKVGEEVEFSFPFKKPSSPSSSSTSKVFGKGKQTASACSEIVRFSTKDSGEIGRIPNEWARCLFPLVKDKKVRIEGRCKFSPDVLAIMDSILLSVSVYINGSMFRKCHQTSLKATRTSAEESVVHPLPNLFRLLGLTPFKKAELTPEDLYTRKRPLNLKDSSGSQTSILNSDKSKKPSPQGSEDENEHVSVSDSDLDNIVGTGDSSQLEETDPPTTLQCDLRSYQKQALRWMIQLEKGGCVEKASTTLHPCWDAYRLADKRELVVYLNSFSGDATTEFPSTLQMSRGGILADAMGLGKTIMTIALLLAHPGRGGLSNGHLTVQDSGETNESSLSDQSPSSTQKVKKFSGFDKLMKPKESLVSGGSLIVCPMTLLGQWKAEIETHSKSGSLSIYVHYGQSRPKDAKLLAQNDVVLTTYGVLASEFSAEGEENGGLYSVRWFRIVLDEAHTIKSSKSQVSVSASALTADCRWCLTGTPIQNNLEDIYSLLRFLRVEPWGTWGIWNKLVQKPYEEGDERGLKLVQSILRPIMLRRTKSSTDREGKPILVLPPADVQVIYCELTAAEKDFYDALFKRSKVKFDQFVEQGRVLHNYASILELLLRLRQCCDHPFLVMSRGDTQEYSDLNKLAKRFLRGGQDAVQGESPDAPSRAYIQEVVEELRKGDKGECPICLEAFEDAVLTPCAHRLCRECLLASWRNHTSGLCPV; encoded by the exons ATGGGAAACAGCAAGGTCACAGAAGAATTAATGATGACAGTACGATCTGTTATCGGTGAAGGTTTTTCAGATATGGATATCATCCGGGCTCTTCATATGGCAAAGAATGATGTAACGGCTGCGATTAATATAATCTTTGATGTGCCTGATTTTAGTAACAACAAAGAGAGAGTAGAGAACGGGAAGAATCCTGAAACATCGATGCGCAGTTCAAATGAGGAGATTAGAACTACTAATGTTGTGGTGAAACCTAATTTGTTAGAAACTGATGtgattggaaaccctaatttgtttcCTGTGAGCAGAAATGTCAGGGATTCTCAagtaggtgagaaattgaagtttGGTGATGGAAGTGAATGGTGGTTAATTGGTAGTACTGAACTTGCTGGGTTATCTACATGTAAAGGAAGAAAACTCAAAGTAGGGGAGGAAGTAGagttttcttttcctttcaaGAAACCGAGTTCCCCTTCCTCCTCTTCGACAAGTAAGGTTTTCGGTAAAGGAAAACAAACAGCTTCTGCTTGCTCAGAGATTGTAAGGTTTTCAACAAAAGATTCAGGAGAG ATTGGTCGGATTCCGAATGAGTGGGCCCGTTGTCTCTTTCCATTAGTGAAAGATAAGAAGGTTCGGATCGAGGGACGCTGTAAATTTTCTCCGGATGTTCTTGCCATCATGGACTCTATTCTTTTGTCAGTCAG TGTGTACATCAACGGTTCAATGTTCCGTAAGTGCCACCAGACTTCACTCAAGGCAACCCGCACTTCTGCGGAGGAATCGGTTGTTCATCCTCTTCCAAATTTGTTTAGGTTGCTTGGGTTAACCCCTTTTAAAAAG GCAGAGCTCACTCCCGAGGATCTTTATACTAGAAAGCGACCATTAAACTTGAAG GATAGTTCTGGATCACAAACATCAATATTAAACAGTGACAAATCTAAGAAGCCATCTCCCCAAGGAAGTGAAGATGAAAATGAGCATGTATCTGTTTCAGATTCAGATTTGGATAATATCGTTGGGACAGGGGACAGCTCTCAGCTAGAG GAAACAGATCCCCCAACTACCCTTCAGTGTGATCTGCGGTCCTACCAGAAACAAGCTCTTCGTTGGATGATCCAGCTGGAAAAGGGGGGATGTGTAGAGAAGGCCTCTACCACCCTCCACCCATGTTGGGATGCTTATCGTCTTGCAGACAA GAGGGAGCTTGTTGTCTATTTGAATTCGTTTTCAGGTGATGCTACAACAGAATTTCCCAGCACTCTACAAATGTCAAGAGGAGGT ATCTTGGCAGATGCTATGGGTCTTGGGAAGACCATTATGACTATAGCACTGCTTCTTGCTCACCCAGGGAGAGGTGGATTATCTAATGGCCACCTCACAGTCCAGGATTCTGGTGAAACAAATGAAAGCAGTTTGTCGGATCAATCTCCAAGTTCTACACAGAAAGTTAAAAAGTTCTCTGGTTTTGATAAACTCATGAAACCCAAGGAATCCCTTGTTAGTGGTGGGAGTTTGATTGTTTGCCCCATGACCCTTCTAGGGCAGTGGAAG GCAGAAATCGAGACTCATAGCAAATCTGGATCTTTGTCTATTTATGTTCATTATGGACAAAGTAGACCAAAAGATGCAAAGCTACTGGCGCAGAATGATGTTGTCCTTACTACTTACGGCGTATTAGCTTCAGAGTTTTCAGCCGAG GGTGAAGAAAATGGTGGATTATATTCAGTCCGGTGGTTCAGAATTGTGCTTGATGAAGCTCATAcgataaaatcttctaagagcCAAGTTTCTGTTTCGGCATCTGCTTTAACTGCTGATTGTCGGTGGTGTCTTACTGGAACTCCTATCCAG AATAACTTAGAGGATATCTACAGCCTTCTTCGGTTCTTGAGGGTAGAACCTTGGGGTACCTGGGGAAT ATGGAACAAATTGGTTCAAAAGCCCTATGAGGAGGGTGATGAACGAGGATTGAAGTTGGTCCAATCCATTCTAAGACCAATCATGTTGAGGAGAACAAAGTCCAGCACAGACAGAGAGGGAAA GCCGATTCTTGTTCTCCCTCCAGCAGATGTTCAGGTGATCTACTGTGAACTCACAGCAGCTGAAAAGGATTTTTATGATGCTTTATTTAAAAGATCAAAG GTGAAGTTTGACCAGTTTGTTGAGCAAGGGCGGGTTCTGCATAATTATGCATCCATTTTGGAGTTGCTTTTGCGTCTTCGACAATGTTGTGACCATCCGTTTCTTGTGATGAG CCGTGGTGATACTCAAGAATACTCAGATCTAAATAAGCTTGCCAAACGTTTCCTGAGAGGAGGTCAGGATGCAGTACAAGGGGAATCTCCTGATGCACCATCAAGGGCTTATATCCAGGAGGTGGTGGAAGAGCTACGCAAGGGAGACAAAGGAGAGTGTCCAATATGCCTTGAAGCTTTTGAAGATGCTGTGTTGACACCTTGTGCTCATCGATTGTGTCGGGAATGTCTTTTGGCCAGTTGGCGAAACCATACTTCTGGTCTTTGTCCTGTTT GA